One window of Chryseobacterium culicis genomic DNA carries:
- a CDS encoding M13 family metallopeptidase — translation MKKLNIGILALSGIVFLNSCGAAKTAGTENKKEATAVVAEPVKEEAKEEGINLSYMDTSVRPQDDFFSYVNGNWVKTTQIPSDKANWGSFNALRENVDDASLDILNKILTESYPAGSEGQKIQNLYASFMDTNKRNAEGLAPIKADLAKVDAIKSLNDLQKYLLEATRLGDNSFYGWRVGADMKNSNMNAVYLGGPDLGLGRDYYQKVNEANTKTLAEYQAYVGKLFGVLGYKNSPQAAQNVVDFEKQLANYLLTLEQNRDANLRYNPKNVSELSGLVKNVDLAKYLKDAGVNTDRVIIGELKYYQNMDQFITQKNLPLLKDYLKYHIINGNASNLDDSLEQIRFDFYAKYLQGQKEQRPMNKRGLTLVNGVLGEAFGKLYVDKYFTPEAKKQMETYIDYLLKSFKTHIANIDWMSPETKIKAQEKLSKFTVKIAYPDKWKDYTQLKVESPKQGATLYSNLQNVAAWQYQRSLDKVGKPVDKTEWGMSPQTVNAYYSGSNNEIVFPAAILQPPFYNPLADAAVNFGGIGAVIGHEISHGFDDSGSRFDGDGNLNNWWTDADRKNFDAKVGQLAAQYSAYEPVKGSFVNGKFTSGENIGDLGGVAVAYDALQMYLKDKGNPGKISGFTQDQRFFLSWATVWRTKATDQYMINQVKTDPHSPGMFRAFGPLVNQDSFIKAFDIKPGDKMYKAPQDRIKIW, via the coding sequence ATGAAAAAGCTAAATATTGGAATACTTGCCCTTTCAGGTATTGTATTTCTTAATTCGTGTGGTGCAGCCAAGACTGCAGGGACGGAGAACAAAAAAGAAGCTACCGCTGTAGTGGCTGAACCGGTAAAAGAAGAAGCTAAAGAGGAGGGGATTAATTTATCGTATATGGATACAAGTGTCCGCCCACAGGATGACTTTTTTAGCTATGTGAACGGAAATTGGGTAAAAACGACTCAGATTCCTTCCGATAAAGCAAATTGGGGTTCTTTCAATGCTTTGAGAGAAAATGTTGATGATGCTTCACTAGATATATTAAACAAAATTCTTACAGAATCATATCCTGCAGGTTCAGAAGGACAGAAAATCCAGAATCTGTATGCTTCTTTTATGGATACCAATAAGAGAAATGCAGAAGGTCTGGCACCCATCAAAGCTGATCTTGCCAAAGTAGATGCTATTAAAAGTCTTAATGACCTTCAGAAATACCTTTTGGAAGCTACAAGATTAGGAGACAACTCTTTCTACGGATGGAGAGTGGGCGCTGATATGAAGAATTCCAATATGAATGCAGTATATCTTGGCGGTCCGGATCTGGGATTGGGAAGAGATTACTACCAGAAAGTAAATGAAGCCAATACTAAAACATTGGCGGAATACCAGGCATATGTAGGAAAGCTATTTGGAGTTTTAGGATATAAAAACTCTCCACAGGCTGCACAGAATGTAGTAGACTTTGAAAAACAGCTAGCTAATTATTTATTGACTCTTGAGCAAAACAGAGATGCTAATTTAAGGTACAACCCTAAAAATGTATCAGAATTATCTGGTCTTGTTAAAAATGTAGATCTTGCAAAATATCTGAAAGATGCTGGCGTAAATACAGACCGAGTGATCATCGGTGAACTGAAATACTACCAGAATATGGATCAGTTCATTACCCAGAAAAACCTTCCTTTACTGAAAGATTATCTGAAATATCACATCATCAATGGAAATGCAAGCAATCTGGATGATAGCCTGGAGCAGATCAGATTCGATTTTTATGCTAAATATTTACAGGGGCAGAAAGAACAGCGTCCAATGAACAAAAGAGGGCTTACCCTTGTGAATGGTGTTCTTGGAGAAGCATTCGGAAAACTGTATGTAGACAAATACTTCACTCCTGAAGCTAAAAAGCAGATGGAAACGTATATTGATTACCTTTTAAAATCATTCAAAACACACATCGCGAATATAGACTGGATGTCTCCTGAGACCAAAATAAAAGCTCAGGAAAAACTATCCAAGTTTACCGTGAAAATTGCGTACCCGGATAAATGGAAAGATTATACTCAACTGAAAGTAGAATCTCCAAAACAGGGAGCAACCCTGTATTCTAACCTTCAGAATGTAGCAGCATGGCAGTATCAGAGAAGTCTGGATAAAGTAGGAAAGCCTGTTGATAAAACCGAATGGGGAATGTCTCCTCAAACTGTAAATGCTTATTACAGCGGATCAAACAACGAAATTGTATTCCCTGCAGCCATTCTTCAGCCACCTTTCTATAATCCTTTAGCGGATGCAGCGGTGAACTTCGGAGGGATCGGAGCTGTTATCGGCCATGAAATTTCTCACGGATTTGATGACAGTGGTTCACGTTTCGATGGTGATGGTAACCTTAATAACTGGTGGACAGATGCTGACCGTAAAAACTTTGATGCAAAAGTAGGTCAGTTAGCGGCTCAGTACAGTGCTTATGAACCTGTAAAAGGAAGCTTCGTGAACGGTAAGTTTACAAGTGGTGAAAACATCGGTGACTTAGGTGGAGTAGCGGTGGCTTACGATGCGCTGCAGATGTATTTAAAAGACAAAGGAAATCCAGGAAAAATCAGCGGATTCACTCAGGATCAGAGATTTTTCTTAAGCTGGGCAACTGTGTGGAGAACAAAAGCTACCGATCAGTATATGATCAATCAGGTGAAAACAGATCCGCACTCTCCGGGAATGTTCAGAGCCTTTGGACCACTAGTAAATCAGGATTCATTCATCAAAGCATTTGATATCAAACCGGGAGACAAAATGTATAAAGCTCCTCAGGACAGAATAAAAATCTGGTAA